A genomic window from Lotus japonicus ecotype B-129 chromosome 1, LjGifu_v1.2 includes:
- the LOC130730683 gene encoding polygalacturonase inhibitor-like — MGIMFGNALHFLLFMLLFSPVAFSGRCHPQDKKVLLQIKKDFNSPYLLASWDPKTACCDWYCVECDPKTHRITSLIISSSIPDTNLSGPIPPSVGDLPYLEYLDFHKLPKLTGPIQPAIAKLTKLKSLSITWTNVSGPIPDFLAQLKNLDSLYLSFNNLSGHIPASLSRLPNLLSLNLDRNKLTGPIPASFGFFKKPGPNLFLSHNQLSGPIPSSLGQLDPERIDFSRNKLTGDASLLFAHNKKTQLLDLSRNLLSFDLSKVEFPKSLTWLDLNHNKIHGSIPVGLSAVQNLQQFNVSYNLLSGKIPQGGELGKFDKFSYFHNKNLCGTPLPNCK; from the coding sequence ATGGGAATCATGTTTGGAAATGCATTGCACTTCCTGTTGTTCATGCTGTTGTTCTCCCCTGTTGCATTCTCAGGTCGGTGCCATCCACAAGACAAGAAAGTGCTGCTTCAAATCAAGAAGGACTTCAACAGCCCTTACCTCCTAGCTTCATGGGACCCTAAAACAGCTTGCTGCGACTGGTATTGTGTCGAATGCGACCCCAAAACTCACCGCATCACGTCACTCATCATATCCTCCTCTATCCCAGACACAAATCTCTCAGGCCCAATACCACCTTCTGTGGGTGACCTCCCTTACCTCGAGTACCTCGACTTCCACAAGCTTCCCAAGCTCACCGGCCCAATCCAGCCCGCCATCGCCAAGCTCACCAAGCTCAAGTCCCTCTCCATCACCTGGACCAATGTCTCCGGCCCAATACCTGATTTCTTGGCCCAACTCAAGAACCTCGACTCACTCTACCTGTCCTTTAACAACCTCTCGGGTCACATACCAGCCTCACTCTCCCGCTTGCCTAACCTATTGTCCTTAAATTTGGACCGGAACAAGCTCACAGGCCCAATCCCGGCCTCATTCGGGTTCTTCAAGAAGCCTGGGCCAAATCTTTTCCTATCCCATAACCAACTTTCAGGGCCCATTCCTTCTTCCTTGGGCCAGTTGGACCCAGAAAGGATAGACTTCTCAAGGAACAAGCTGACAGGTGATGCCTCCTTGCTTTTTGCGCACAACAAAAAGACACAACTACTTGACCTTTCAAGGAACTTGCTTTCATTTGATTTATCCAAAGTGGAGTTTCCGAAAAGCTTGACATGGTTGGATCTTAATCACAATAAGATTCATGGCAGCATTCCTGTTGGACTCTCTGCGGTTCAAAATTTGCAGCAATTCAATGTGAGCTATAATCTACTTTCTGGTAAGATACCGCAGGGTGGGGAATTAGGAAAGTTTGATAAGTTTTCCTATTTTCACAACAAGAACTTGTGTGGAACCCCACTTCCTAATTGCAAGTGA
- the LOC130730685 gene encoding 40S ribosomal protein S20-2-like: MAAFAMKPAKPGYEETGEQIHKIRITLSSKHVKNLEKVCSDLIRGAKDKRLRVKGPVRMPTKVLNITTRKSPCGEGTNTWDRFELRVHKRVIDLYSSPDVVKQITSITIEPGVEVEVTIADA, from the exons ATGGCTGCCTTCGCTATGAAGCCTGCAAAACCCGGCTACGAGGAGACCGGGGAGCAAATCCACAAGATCAGGATCACTCTCTCTTCCAAGCATGTCAAGAATCTCGAGAAGG TTTGTTCCGACCTGATTCGTGGTGCGAAGGATAAGAGACTCAGGGTTAAGGGACCAGTTAGGATGCCTACTAAGGTTCTTAACATCACTACCAGGAAGTCCCCTTGTGGAGAAG GTACCAACACATGGGATAGGTTTGAACTTCGTGTGCACAAGAGAGTCATTGACCTCTACAGCTCCCCAGACGTGGTCAAGCAGATTACCTCAATCACCATTGAACCTGGTGTTGAGGTTGAGGTTACCATTGCAGATGCTTGA
- the LOC130730684 gene encoding polygalacturonase inhibitor-like yields MGTILGLCFLLLLSFSHVAFSGRCNPEDKKVLLQIKKDLNNPYLLASWNPETACCDWYCVECDPKTHRITSLIISSSVPETNFSGQIPPSVGDLPYLQVLEFHKLPKLTGPIQPAIAKLTNLRWLILTWTNISGPIPDFLSELPNLQWLHLSFNNLTGPIPSSLSKLPNLIDLRLDRNRLTGPIPDSFGSFKKPGIDLTLSHNQLSGPIPTSLGLIDPNRIDFSRNMLEGDASMLFGVNKTTEMIDLSRNLLTFDMSKVELPTSLISLDLNHNQIYGSIPQELIKVDFLQAFNVSYNRLCGEIPQGGRLQRFQVDTYFHNRCLCGSPLPSCK; encoded by the coding sequence ATGGGAACTATATTGGGACTGTGCTTCCTTTTGTTGCTCTCCTTCTCTCATGTTGCATTCTCAGGGCGGTGCAACCCAGAGGACAAGAAAGTGCTGCTCCAAATCAAGAAGGACCTCAACAACCCTTACCTCCTAGCCTCATGGAACCCAGAAACAGCTTGCTGCGATTGGTATTGTGTAGAATGCGATCCAAAAACGCACCGCATCACGTCACTTATCATATCTTCCTCTGTCCCGGAGACCAATTTCTCGGGCCAAATACCACCCTCCGTAGGTGACCTCCCTTATTTGCAGGTTCTTGAATTCCACAAGCTACCCAAACTCACTGGCCCAATCCAGCCCGCCATTGCCAAACTCACCAACCTCAGGTGGCTCATTCTCACATGGACCAATATTTCCGGCCCAATACCCGATTTCTTGTCCGAGCTACCCAACCTTCAATGGCTTCATCTTTCCTTCAATAACCTCACAGGCCCAATACCGAGCTCACTTTCCAAGCTACCCAACCTCATAGACTTGCGTTTGGACCGGAACAGGCTCACAGGCCCAATCCCAGACTCGTTCGGGTCATTCAAGAAGCCCGGCATAGATCTCACCTTGTCTCATAACCAGCTTTCCGGGCCTATTCCGACCTCCTTGGGCCTCATTGACCCTAATAGGATAGATTTCTCGAGGAACATGCTTGAAGGCGATGCCTCCATGCTTTTTGGGGTCAACAAAACGACGGAAATGATTGACCTTTCGAGGAACTTGCTAACATTTGATATGTCGAAAGTGGAGCTTCCCACGAGCTTGATATCGTTGGATCTGAATCACAATCAGATTTATGGAAGCATTCCCCAGGAATTGATCAAAGTGGATTTTTTGCAGGCTTTCAATGTGAGCTATAATAGGTTGTGCGGTGAGATACCACAAGGTGGGAGATTGCAAAGGTTCCAGGTGGATACGTATTTTCACAATAGGTGCTTGTGTGGATCCCCTCTTCCCAGCTGCAAGTGA